The genome window CCTACAAACATATTACCCCACACAAATCTATCTTTGTCGACTGTGTTAATTTACTTAAACTCAAAGGCAAAAGATCAAAGGCAAAAGATACCAAGGGCCCAAAATTTCTCTTACACGTCATAATATTAATGCGATCATGAATCTCCTGAAGTCTCTTTTGGCCGCATGCAGCATGCTGCATTTTTGTCAGCAAGTAAAAGTTTGCTGCCCAAGGCTTCGAACCATTAGATCAAGGTTACTATTTAGAGATTTTATTCACATACGTGTCTGAGGAAGCTGCCAGACAGACTATAGATACtaattggaaattggaaaGCTTTCCCATTACCATAATATTTGTCTGCTTCTGTTCTCCAATGTCAGCCTCAGAAATTGGAGCAACATCAACAGTACTTTCCCATTTCAAAGGTACGTTTGCATATATTTAATGAATCTCCAAATTAGCCTATAGAGTTGCTGAATGTTATAGATCCTGCATGCTTTGTATGTCCACTCTCTTTAGTTTAAATATTAGTGATTTCGTTATTTTGCATCTGAGTTCGATGCAATGACGAATTCATGCTTAGGCTAAAGTAGGTTCTAGCTCAGTATTGACTTTGGAGAGAGATAAATTAGGTTAGTTGTGTAAGATCAAtccagaaaaattaaataatagcCCACCACTTTTTCTAGAAAGCACCCCATATCAACAGCCAAATACTTTAATACTTCAATTactatatctttttttttttctctatttctctTCTTTAGTTTATTCAGCTTTTGATTTGGCtctaataatatttatatatttctctgattttgttttttttgaatttatagATGTTGCTTCTTTTGGAAATATTGAAATAGGGACTCTCCCTAACTAAACTACTCTGCTAACCCAAAGTTCTCAAgcttcaaattgtttttcgCCTGAGCCtttgaattttggtttttctagATTTTCTTTGTTCAGTTATCTCTCTGaaaatagtatttttcttttaatgaaTTCTGAAAATAGTTTTTAATCTCGGAAATATACTCAAAAAATATACCACTTTCATTAATCTGAAAGAAATGTTGCttttgatttatatatatatatatatatttgttttaaaatagGGCATATAATTgatcccaacaaaaaaataatttacccACTCTTATAAATATTCCTGAATCCACCATTAGTTCGATTCTTTTTTTCGTACATTTAAAGTGATTGTATACGAGGTTTAGATTGGccttgaatatttttatcGCTCGGAGTTTCTATTTGTTGTTCATCTATTTTATCTTATTCAATTCCAGTTGATGTACCTGTACATGTAGTTTATGGTAACAGTAGCTAGTGTTGCAGGGCAGCTAGATAATCACCACCCCCTTGATTTAATTGTCGCTTTCCTTCAGTTTAAAATATTGCTGACAAGGACAAACCTATGGAATTATGATGCCTTAATTCTTGCCCAAAAAGTGCTAAATCCAAATAACATATACGACTTAACCCCACCATAACGAACAATAATGCCAAAAGGGGAATTCGCAGGCTTATTTCCTCATCCACCAATATCATTGTCGTCTTTGCTCATCTTTGTTTTACACTAAGCATAAATCTTTGTGGATTAATGATACAAAAATATTGAtttttaaacaacaaaaaaaaaaaaaagaattgattatttatttgatcaaGCAAAGCGTAAGCCATTTAACCATTTGATGGTGatcatttcaatattttttatggAAAACAGTTGAATCACTGAAATATAGTGCGAGTAAGTTTCATCATGCGTCCTCAAATTACACCATTTTAGAAATTTCTCAACAAATAGCCAAaggtatatgtgtatatagtTAGATGGATTCAATTAAGGAATCTCtcatataaacttatttaaagGGTATCTTTGTAGGGTTCAtacattgtatttcaataaTCTGAACCGTCTTTAACATTTGTATAGTATTCTGTTATatattgcttttattttatgcaatTGGGTACCctatgagaaattttttagtgTGACGGTCTGCCAAAAGTATAGTAttgattaataaataaatacacatattataatatgagtTGAATGATAGCATCACATAATGATGTGACAATCACACCAAAATTACTTAGCCCTTAggaaccttttttttcttaagaAATTATGCAATTCAgctaaaaaaaatcactagTCACAAAGGTTTAATATAAACTAGCCAAAAAGGACCATTACAATTATGGAAAAAATTGATATCAATATTAAGATAATATGATGCgcctccactaacgatcacaCATTGTTgtccaactaagattgcaaacttaaaataataaaaaaaagataaagcttgGAAAAACCAAGCCAAAACAACACAAATAAAAACTCTCTCAAAGAGATgcgaaaaactctcacaaaagatAGTTGAAAAACTACACATAAAACTCAAAGAGAGTACTAGCTGGATTGCAACCCCACTGTCACAAAGCCAATCCACTGTCCGCAAACACTAGAAGATAACAGATCCGCACCAATTGACTTTCTTCTTCAATAAATAGAGCAGAGTCACAAAAAAATGATAGATATGCATGAATCTATTATAGAATTACGCCATAAACGAGTCAATGAAACATAGAAGAAGAGAATGCGTGAGGGGGAAGCAAGGTGTATGGGAAGTGGGGGAGGTGAAGaggaaatgaaaaagagaaagagggaaCAAAAAGCATGGTAGTCACCACCCCAAAAGAGGTGGGCGATATAGGACTTTTCTCTCTTAAGTTTTGATTAAGATTAGAGCCTAGATAACCGTCCCAAACTCACATTAAAGGAGgtacaaataattaattatatattatatttaggaaaacacaatatatatatatatatatatataaaactacataaaataaaggagtcaaaaataaaagaaaataaaagtttgcgtgtcaaagaaacaaaatcgaaagctataataaaataaaaagagtaaaCCCACACACAATCACATCACAGCATGAAGTAATTATGCATGTATTACCGGCCCATTAATTTTCAGGTTTAGTAAACCCATAATTAACATAATGTAGACATCCACAGCCGAGCAGCATGTCATGATGTGTCTGGCTGGCTGGGTCACTCCCTCGCGCATTATATTATAGTGGCAGTTGACCACAGCAGCAGGGCCtcaatttgattatttaaGCATTTGACAATTAGTATTTATGTTAATCCAAGAACTTATTATGGATAATGCTTCACTAATCATGATAGGGactttgacattttgaatgaAAAGTTGGTTTTTAAGGATATGGAAAAGGATCTCAATGAATTCATAAAATGATACGACAAGCAACTTACGCATGATTTTTGCCTGCATCAATCAATGTATACTAGCAACCTTGTGCAATTGGATATCAGTTTATTGGCTCTTGTGTCTTCTCAACTTAGGGTAGTGAGTTATCGAGTTTTTATCATTCTGTTTCGTCATATAGTGTAATTTACGATCAGAAttgtctattttttattttggaagaGAATAACGTGAATGTATTATTAAAGAGGAGGTAATCAATACAAAAAGAGAGACTAAGGTTTAGAGGATTAGGCGAGCATCCCTACACATAAGGGTTCCGTACATTGTCGAACTAACCATAACCAACCTCCTTCTGTGAGACAAATTAACTGTGGGACGGATACGGGTGAAACACTGACTGAATCTCTATCTTTTAGATCATTACCGACCGATCATCTCTACAGCCCCTTTCAATTCTTCAAATTATACCTTCTCTTGCTTGTTCGAAATATACATTTAACATACATGTTATGGTTGACCACATTCAAGTCATCAACGTTCGTGACAACGTGGAAACCATAATACCATGTCCAAGAGCTCTCTCACCAACCGATTCTTCTACGCATAGAGACGTGAGAAAGTACAAAAGACTGATTGGATAATTAAGATAAAATTAACAAGTTCATTAATGATGAATGACGATAAGTTGATGCAATTAGGAGGTGGCTCTGCATAACAATTGTTGGTAATTGCGTGATGATCAGGCTATTTTATTGCTTATTATTTGTTCTCTGTCTCGCCAATATCGACTTTATTATAGACTTAGCACTAGCGGAAGCTCTTCATTTATATGAATCTATATGCTTATCAACTATCAATAGTATCCCTAGCTTTTATGTAATCTTTTAATGCATACTAGGACAGGACTAAAAGGGCACTACCCTTTTGTAAAGTTATAATTATCACTTTTTTGGCTATAAAAGTCAgtttactttatttttatatctatTGGCACAGCCTTTCAAACAAGAAGTTGCTTGGAGGTCAAATAATAAGAAAGCAACTGTTTTCATCATCTTGGCTTGAATTCATATTTTATATGGGGATGGGTTGTTGAAAAGAACAAGGTTGTGGAGCTGAATCGGATTAAGCTAGTGGACGGCTGCTTTTCCAGCACTGCCTAGAAATTTAGAAATGTTATCACCTCCACTATCCCCGTTTCATGCTAGTGTTTCTCTTGAAGTTGTGATCATCTGTAAAATAGAAACTCACGAAAAGAATACAAAAGAATGACATATTTCTCTGCAAATTAGTACCTGAAACTTATCACATTTAACAGAAGAAATCTATAAAACAGAAATCAAGATCATGCAGCATTTTACTTAAAATTATCATATCATTACATAGATGATCAATTGTCATCTTCATCTTTCTGTGTGTGTCATCAACATGGTAGTTCAAATGTAATATTACAGATTTGACTATGAGCGAAGATATTTGGCCATTGGTACAAGATCAGACTGTGGCAAAGTGCACGCGCAGACACCCTTAAGCTCGCAGGTAACGTCATGAATTTTAGCATTAAAATGTAACAATGTTCTATGGCAACATCCTAATAACTATTCAGGAAGTAATGGTAATCTGTCTACATTGGAGAGTGAACCATTCCTATCATTGGTACCGAGAAAGTCATCAAATCCACTATCAGCATCAATTATTTTGCTAGTATGATTCTCTTCTGTCGTTGTAGTATGAAATGGAAGGATACGGAGGCGCACATCTGGCTCCTTACCAGTTCTTTCTGCTTCTAGTTGGTATTTTCGAATAAGGTCAATCTGAGCAGATATAATGTGAGATGCCCTTGGAAGAAGTTCCATAGGTTCCCCTTTTGGAATTACAACCTGCTCAACGGCTATTCTTGCCTCCTGTAtgatgaataaatattttatggaGCTGTATTGCATGCAAAGTTATTGAACTAAACTTTGATTAGACTCAATGTCCCAGAAAATCCCTCAACCAATTATTTGTAAACTAAAGCACAGATTTCTGCCAAGTTATTATCAGATTTCGGCTTCAGCTTTTAACTGTCTGGATTGGCTTGTGCTGAAGATAGCATAGTCAATTCTTGCCCACTTGAAGCAATCCAATcacaaatttttaaagaaaatgtaaGTTGGGGGAGAATGTTCATAATCACCTCTAAAGCATCAATCTTCTCAGATGACTTCATATTGTCTATCGACCCATAATCCTTCAAACCATCTTTATGATCACTCATTAATGCCCGAACTGCCTTTCTTATTTCCACCAACGAGCTTGACtggaagaaaaggagaaaccAATGGTGAAAccataaccaaaaaaaagttacTAATAAAACTAGCAAAGCTAGTGCGATTTTGATTACCTTAGTCACATAAATGGGTATTCCATAAGATTTAGCAACTGCTTGAATTCGGGGATTCTTCTTGAGCTTGGATTGCAAGGCAAGTAGTGCATCTGCCTTGCTGATATCATCTATGAACTGGACAGCAGCTTCATCCATCTTCAACTGTTTAATCCCTTGTATCACGCTTGCTTCTAAGATCTAAAATAACTGCTCATTTTGTAAGTATTAGGCTTGAAAATAACTTACGTAATCATACTCCAGCTTCTATATTTTGAatctattttatttcatttttattcttctttttggacTGAACAATGCTGTAATTTCAGTTAACCAGGATAAGATGAGTATTAACCCCAGAATTTACATGCCTTTTTTTATTGACCAAAAAGCTATGAGGTATAGCAAATATAGCTTTTGTGAAACATCAATCAGTAAGCGGCTAAACCCTGTTTCACTGACCGCTTAGCCATAGCCAggaattcaaaagaaaagctGCAGTTGTGTATTCAGGGGGGGCCATGGAAGACAAGAATATGCTACTCTGCTATTTAACTTGTCATTTCCTCTAACTAAAGAAACATAGGTGAGCCACATTGAAGAACATGGCACATGTGATTGGAAGATAAAATGTTGTGTCAATATCCTATAGGATTTATAatcttctctgatttttcttaTATTAGATAATACTATTTGTCACTAGGAAGCACAGGTATGATAGCAAGCTTGTCACAAAAGATTCTTCGTTCAATAGTTGCCCCCATCTGTAACAAGGGTGATGGGAAGCAGGAAGAATGAAGACCTTTAACAGTTTCTAGTTCTAATTGGTTGTGAACTGTTACAGAGGTAGCATTTTTCACATtgccctctctttctctctctaattttCAAGGTAGTGATGTCTTACCCCATAAACAAACAAGCGAGGTTGTATCCTTTCATCCATAGAATCCTCTTGCATATTGGGTGAGACCACAGAAGTGAAATCAATATGGCCAAATCCTCTGTCAGCCATATCTGGAGCATCTTCAATAACATATTCGTCCTCTTCATCCAAGGAACTGTGAAGAAAATTTTCCCTTTCAGTAGTTACTTCTGATCCCCGAGAGTGAATTTTACGAACTTCAAAATTTGGGAAACGACCTTCACCAGCAAAACATGATTTTCAGATTTAATTCATAATTTATCggaaaggaaaatgaaagcaaaaagaaattacGCTTCCAAAGAAGCATACCTGAGAGGATAGTATCCACTGTTGTTTCTAAGCTACGATGAACTCTCAACTCATCCTTTGAAATTATCTCCACCCCACAACTAAAGGTTGCAGGACCTTTCCTTTCTTGCACTGTCTTCTGAACCCCCCTCCGGCTGGCCTCTTCATCCCCTAGTGTCACGCTCTAAAAAAATGATTGCAATGATGTAACTGAACAGAAATAACTTGAACTCATACAAccattataattaaaataaatagaagTCAAAGAGAAAATTATATGAATTAGCAGAAAGAGATCAATGCACTGCCATCACTACTTTAGCACAACCCAAAGACCAACACTTGATTGTCAAGCTCAGcaagaaaaaatgaaacacCAAAGAGAAGGGAGAACATAAACatactaaaaagaaagaaagaactaattattatttaataatgaAACTAAACATACTAAGTTTAATGCAAGAATATATAAGCGGTATATATATGCGACGATGCCATGCCAATGTTATTGAATGTACTATATGTGGTAAATTGCAATATCATTTTTACTATGGCCAACTGACCTGTATTCCTCCAACAAGCATCTCTAATGAAGGATTCATTATCAAATTCTCGATAGTTACACCATGAGCAGTGGCAACAAGCTGAATTCCACGTTGCGCAATTGTGCTTGCAGCCATTGCTTCAAGTTTAGTGccaatttcatcaattacAATCACTTGTGGCATATGATTTTCAACAGCCTCTATCAAGACCTGAATAAAACGAGAGATATGAGCATAAGAATCATTTAATGATGGAAACACTCGCATTGTAACATGCTGCTAAATATTTAAATGTGTACAAAATGACAGTTACCATCTGTACTCTGTCATTTTAAATATTCCCAAGTTGACCCATTTTGTTCTAAGTTCTATCTGTCCAAAGAGATTTAGGTATTTGTAGATATTGGATTAAGCCCATCTCCAGGCACAgatgcacacacacacacacagataTACAGAgacaaaaagagaagaaaatagagGAATAAGAAAGGAGAATGACATTGTGAAAGGTATTTTCTGGGAATTAAGGTAGCATTACCACAAAAATGTGATGAGAAAAGATCCTGTAGATTAAATAGCACAGCATAACGCAGAAAAAATTAGTCCTTACGCTATATGAGCTTATGGGGGAAACaaaaacttttctttttatctggGGAGGGAGGATTTGAACCATGGACATCTTCCAACAAAGTGGAGAGAAATACCACTAGACCAATAGCTAGTTGGTAAGTCCTTACTCTATATGCATTCTTCACGAATAtagtttaaaattttcattggcCTACACATTTGAGATCCATCAGAGAAAACTctaattaatgaaaattcaCCCTTATCTTGTCAATACAAATAACAGGATTTAACAAAATAACTGATATAATACACTTTTCAATCATGCCTTATGTTGCAAATCAGAGACGGGGACTTGCATTCGCCGAGCATTGCCTATTCCTGAATGGGGTATATCGCCATCCCCACCAATCTCATTTGAGGTGTCAACAATCATGACACGTTTCTTATAATCATTTGCAAGCATTCGAGCTATTTCCCTGCAAGTTAGAACATCATGGCGATCAGATTGATAGACTCATGAAAAAGCATCCAAAACCTGCATGTTCTAAGATTGCAAAATAACTACAATTTTGATACTTGTGATAAATGTAAACAAAATAACTATATTATCATAGGATTTAATTGATACTTGTGATAAATGTAAAGATAATTCAAGATATTCCTGACTGGAAAACATATCAGTACAACAGAGTGCATAACTTTAAAAATTCTAATTCCTTAGTAAGTATACTATCTGCCAGATCTTGTGTAAAATGCATTGCAACTTCTATATTTCCTGTATTCTATTTTTACGTAGATATTGCAACAGTGTGCATTCAAGTCAAACAGAGAGAAAAGGCAAGACTAACCTGATGATTGTTGTTTTTCCTACACCTGGAGGCCCAATGAGTAACAAAGAACCACCATCTTGAACCAAATCTCGCAGCAAACTAGCACTGCCACATATTGCCCTACCAACACGGCAAGTTAGACCAATGATGGAACCTTTTCTATTCCTAATGGCACTAATGCGGTGTAATGTCCTGCTAATTCCTGCCCGATTGTCGATGGCAAAATCGCCAACCTACAGCATCCAGATAGTTAATGCCAAATATGGTACTctgttatattttataaataaataaataaaactctaGAACAAAATGGGTGGTGGTACCCTTGAGCTTTGGCTAAGCTAGTAAGGGAGGGTGAGGATGGGGTagggaaattttgaaaactagCCGACTTTCAGACCTTTTAAAGACTTTTAGCCCTTCTTTTagattctgaaaattttgaccACTCGAAGGGGACTCAAGTGGTTATATTTCTGAactttaatatataaaacataaaataaataaaaaggctAAGTCTTTAATGGGTGCAAAAGATAACAAGTTTTCAAAATCTCCCATATAGAACAAATTTTATTGCTTCACAACACACTTTTTGGTATTCGCTTAAGGACATGACTAGACTCTAGACTATCTCAAATCCTAATTAGatattttgacttttgaccTCTACCTCATTTATCATTTCCATGCACAATTTCAGCCCGAAAAGTCCTTTTATACCTTAAATCTAGTCTACGTGAATGGTTAAAACCATTTTTTGTGTCCTGTGATATCAAGCCTCTCTCTTTCACAGTCATACAAGTTCAGGACAAACGTACAACATTGCACCATATGGCAATTGTTATATCGCCCATCCTGCACTGCATGGGTCTTATTAATCCCCCAATGAAAAACTAACGAATTTTTACATGCAAACTTCATATAAATGATCTTCGGGTTTGTCATTCTTCCTTTTACAAGGAATTCCAAGTCCGCAAAAATTAACAAGAAGGCATAAGTCTGATGGCTTATAGTTCTCTCTCACCCTCCTGTTTCTTTGTACGTGACCAAAGGAGCAATCTTCaaaatttacaggggagattATCTTATAGGGAATAATCATAAAATAGAAATACTATATTTAAACtgttaagaagaaaaatgtgtCCCGACATGACAATGGAGCATAAATGAATAGATAACTCATACTGCAGATCAACCTCTTATTTCTCCCTCCTAACTCAAAATCCCACTAGGCCATTACTAACACTGGGTAATAAAACATTTACACAAAAGTCCAATGAAGAAAAAACTAGTTAATTACGCAGCGCTCAGTGATAGTCCTTTCACAATGCAATCAAAGCTAAAGTACATCGATAACCTCCTACTGTTTTAGTCTATATATTTAACCTACTTGCAACAAGACGAAAAGCATTTTCCATAACCTAAACCCAAAACTCAAATCAGTTACGTTTTGCATAGCTGACCCAGCAACAAAAACTCATGACATTCAACAGCCATGATTAATATCCACACAAAACCATCGACCTAAAACTACCACGACACACTAAACTTGTATCACAATCCAAGTCAATTTCTCAAACAGTCAGTGGGCAAAAATAGTTCACCTGAGAAGTAGCATGCTCAAGATCCTGAACCGTAATAGGAAGCTCCGACAACACAAAATCCCCTGAGGGAAACCGGGCCAAGGGCTTTCGACCCAAGTCCATAACCACTTCAATCAATTGGTGAAGCTCTGGGTGCTCGCCAACTTTCTGCCGCATTTCTTCTGGCAAAAGGGCCAAAAGGCGGCCCAATTCCACCTCCAAATCTTCCTCGTCCGGTGAAGCAGAACATGATGATGGGCTTGAAGAACACAGAGAACCCAGAAATCTTGGGTACCCAGAAGGGATTTTGGTGAGAAAGTGAGGAAAATATGTGTTTGGCGGGGATTTATGGGAAAAAGCTTGGGTCTTGCATTGGAATTTTGGAGGTAAAGTTAAGATATGGAGTTGGGTTAGAGGTTGTGGGTGAAGCAGATGAAAACAATTACTGAGCATCTGTTTTGGAGGGAAGAGTAAAATGCATGAGTCACAGTTGGTGATCCAATTCCaaactgttttttcttttttctttttgcatatGAATTTAGATAacggagagagagattgaggaGGTGTCTCTCAGTTGTTAAAGGTTGGATGGGAAGTGCCAGAATTTAtgcttttattcttttctgATATCCATAAGGGGGCATTGGGGGGAATATGCAGATTCTCAGCCACAATCGATTGCGTTTCAAAGCGTAACATGTTTTTGGTTGATAAAagacataaaataaattccacATTTTCAATGGTGAATcacagaaacaaacaaaaagaaagggtTGGGCCTGAGCCGATATTGTTCAAGCTGATGTTTTGTAACTGGGCTATCATGATGTAATGGCTGCGGCTCCATTGGGCTCAGTTATAAATGTTTAGAGCTGCaagttatatatttttttttaaatactaaCTCGATTGCTTGGGCAGCAAGGTCACTAATTTGTTGTCCTcagaattataaaaatataattgacaattaaaatattatatcactttttaaataataaaaactaatCTCAGTTCAAGCATAAACCAAACGCAGAATAATACTGTTTTCTTATCAAGCTTCTCAGTCTGCCATTACACCAAACTCTAGACTGATAGATGAACACATCAGCTTAGTATTGTTAGAATACCCACGTGCTATTCACGTGTTAGTTTGTTAAGCATGGCTGTTAGTTAGCTGTTAGTTACAATTGTATAAAGCTGAACTCTGCATTGTAATATTCATTGAGTGAATAATAACAGAAAATCTCAAGTAtattctctctgtttttcagtcttcttcttcctgtATCTTTCCAAACATCTCTTCTGTTATCATAGACAAGCCTTATAAAACTGGAGATCTTTTGAGCAACAAACGAGGCCTATCTACATAATTctaactctataaatagaggtgCTAGGaaatcatttaaaaacaaaaacaggcgctatattttctctactctctctcttgcttGCGTTGTTCCCGAAATGCTGGACATCAATCTATTTAGAGAAGACAAAGGCAACAATCCCAAAATCATCAGCGATTCTCAACAACGTCGTTTCAAAGGCGTAGAGATCGTCGACGAGGGTCATTCTGCTCGACAAAGAATGGCGTCAGCgtagtttctctctctctctctctctctctctctctctcccccctgaGCTTTTTTCATGAGCTTTTAGTATTGAAGTTTTGATCGTTTTGGTGAAAATATGTAAATGTTAGTCTCAATTCGAGCTCGATAATCTTCGGAAAGAGTTCAACAAGATCAACAAGCGAGTTTCTCAGCTCAAGATGACAAGATTGTCAGtatttcatctctctcttaatttggttttttttctttttctttttcttgggttaCAGGAT of Prunus dulcis chromosome 4, ALMONDv2, whole genome shotgun sequence contains these proteins:
- the LOC117626221 gene encoding uncharacterized protein ycf45 isoform X1; amino-acid sequence: MLSNCFHLLHPQPLTQLHILTLPPKFQCKTQAFSHKSPPNTYFPHFLTKIPSGYPRFLGSLCSSSPSSCSASPDEEDLEVELGRLLALLPEEMRQKVGEHPELHQLIEVVMDLGRKPLARFPSGDFVLSELPITVQDLEHATSQVGDFAIDNRAGISRTLHRISAIRNRKGSIIGLTCRVGRAICGSASLLRDLVQDGGSLLLIGPPGVGKTTIIREIARMLANDYKKRVMIVDTSNEIGGDGDIPHSGIGNARRMQVPVSDLQHKVLIEAVENHMPQVIVIDEIGTKLEAMAASTIAQRGIQLVATAHGVTIENLIMNPSLEMLVGGIQSVTLGDEEASRRGVQKTVQERKGPATFSCGVEIISKDELRVHRSLETTVDTILSGRFPNFEVRKIHSRGSEVTTERENFLHSSLDEEDEYVIEDAPDMADRGFGHIDFTSVVSPNMQEDSMDERIQPRLFVYGILEASVIQGIKQLKMDEAAVQFIDDISKADALLALQSKLKKNPRIQAVAKSYGIPIYVTKSSSLVEIRKAVRALMSDHKDGLKDYGSIDNMKSSEKIDALEEARIAVEQVVIPKGEPMELLPRASHIISAQIDLIRKYQLEAERTGKEPDVRLRILPFHTTTTEENHTSKIIDADSGFDDFLGTNDRNGSLSNVDRLPLLPE
- the LOC117626221 gene encoding uncharacterized protein ycf45 isoform X2; protein product: MLLLREIARMLANDYKKRVMIVDTSNEIGGDGDIPHSGIGNARRMQVPVSDLQHKVLIEAVENHMPQVIVIDEIGTKLEAMAASTIAQRGIQLVATAHGVTIENLIMNPSLEMLVGGIQSVTLGDEEASRRGVQKTVQERKGPATFSCGVEIISKDELRVHRSLETTVDTILSGRFPNFEVRKIHSRGSEVTTERENFLHSSLDEEDEYVIEDAPDMADRGFGHIDFTSVVSPNMQEDSMDERIQPRLFVYGILEASVIQGIKQLKMDEAAVQFIDDISKADALLALQSKLKKNPRIQAVAKSYGIPIYVTKSSSLVEIRKAVRALMSDHKDGLKDYGSIDNMKSSEKIDALEEARIAVEQVVIPKGEPMELLPRASHIISAQIDLIRKYQLEAERTGKEPDVRLRILPFHTTTTEENHTSKIIDADSGFDDFLGTNDRNGSLSNVDRLPLLPE